From the genome of Thermococcus sp., one region includes:
- a CDS encoding carboxyltransferase domain-containing protein, whose product MKLKPAGDSALLITLGETISEEINARVHAIARAIEKADFEWLVEVVPAYSSLLVVYD is encoded by the coding sequence ATAAAACTAAAGCCCGCCGGTGACTCAGCCCTTCTGATCACCCTCGGCGAGACCATAAGCGAAGAAATAAACGCCAGAGTGCACGCAATAGCGAGGGCAATAGAAAAGGCCGATTTTGAGTGGCTCGTGGAGGTTGTGCCTGCCTACTCCTCGCTCCTCGTGGTCTACGAC